In Cydia fagiglandana chromosome 3, ilCydFagi1.1, whole genome shotgun sequence, the following are encoded in one genomic region:
- the LOC134680054 gene encoding cilia- and flagella-associated protein 57 isoform X3, whose protein sequence is MAATVPPPNISARFFYGLRTDIQFNAHYVNESDIIYPAGGVIVIYNHIQKKQKFIRLQDKHKPIKSLVLAPNRRWLALNEIAEEGQKPIITIYDLTTCKRRKILTVPFENSTAREFACLQFTFDSKYLVAITGEPDWYLYYYNWDKGKVESHAKAQNPSGQGTVESVQCNPADATLVVITGPYTFRIMNVAETVWRQWGWCKAENINITTCMWLTPDRIMFGTDNCVIMMVENGELRQNCVFNALDVIEMSLKKVETEALEEGGDKTSTTSKDTQSKAESERSTDTDSEVYPVTNFVNFPKGFVFVCGQGYVHMFEKESPHHWRKRNVFRISRKCYKHTRDYPIWSHLDAVQHIAVDPNQETLLITTLRNQLYYVKLFGQHMLQNPEIAFNELGPAMHYGPINSLSMCAWKPIFITAGEQDKSVRIWNYLTDDIEMIKLYQEEISCVSLHPTGLFAVIGFSDKLRFMVVLIDDFEVMREFPIRNCKRAKFSTNGHLFAAVNAQVIQVFSSVSFNNVYNLKGHNGIITSLTWSANDLWLVSCGTEGAVYEWSMSSGQRVGEVILKTNQFAACAVNSHGKVTYAVGSDGEIKEIGSNTIRRNLPLLGCPLDTILLSRSDMMLFITGGEGGVTSVNLPLLDKAIYNEFHMHNKKVTCTALAYDDQTLISVAEDASICIWRLTNAEGRAIALDKDFAYSKEILISKKDLKEKINSINLLSTRMSELETEHSYQLRQAEATQAEKLKEVHEGYCAAIDELKEKNETMENEHSHEIGMIQQDIAKLRSGHERTLQALEADFNIRLIGEYDRYQSLEDKTARMRKDYEQRLEDLAESKRQALREMNNMFEHKLEEKEMLLLELQEQADLEKREHETIKSSIEDDADREIIEIRTSYETQLKEEKDANVRLKGETGLMKKKMIAAHKEIEEFKVQVAQLKLEHIQFQKVISNLERDVTDLKKEIQERDGTIQDKEKRIYELKRKKQELEKYKFVLNFKITELKNQNSKSLG, encoded by the exons ATGGCGGCAACAGTACCACCACCGAATATTTCGGCACGATTTTTCTATGGCCTACGGACGGACATCCA ATTCAATGCACATTACGTGAACGAGTCGGATATTATATATCCAGCAGGCGGCGTCATAGTTATATACAACCACATTCAGAAGAAACAGAAGTTTATTAGACTTCAAGATAAGCACAAACCTATCAAGTCTTTAGTCTTGGCTCCAAACAG GCGATGGCTTGCGCTTAACGAGATAGCTGAAGAAGGACAAAAACCAATCATAACCATTTATGATTTGACAACATGCAAACGCCGCAAAATACTGACGGTTCCGTTTGAAAATTCCACTGCGCGTGAATTTGCTTGCCTACAATTTACTTTCGACTCAAAGTATCTTGTGGCCATAACTGGAGAACCTGATTGGTACTTGTATTATTACAACTGGGACAAAGGAAAGGTGGAGAGCCACGCAAAAGCACAGAATCCAAGTGGCCAAGGGACTGTCGAAAGT GTACAATGCAACCCTGCAGATGCGACGCTAGTGGTTATCACTGGACCATACACGTTTCGTATTATGAATGTCGCGGAAACCGTCTGGAGACAATGGGGATGGTGCAAAGCTGAAAAC ATCAACATCACGACCTGCATGTGGTTGACGCCGGACCGTATCATGTTCGGCACCGACAACTGCGTCATCATGATGGTCGAGAACGGAGAGCTGCGGCAGAACTGCGTGTTTAACGCCCTAGACGTCATTGAGATGTCGTTGAAGAAAGTTGAAACGGA GGCATTGGAAGAAGGTGGCGACAAGACCAGTACAACAAGCAAAGACACCCAGAGCAAAGCAGAGAGCGAACGTTCGACAGACACTGACAGTGAGGTTTATCCAGTCACCAATTTCGTTAATTTTCCTAAAG GTTTTGTCTTCGTTTGTGGACAAGGATACGTGCACATGTTCGAAAAAGAATCGCCTCATCACTGGAGGAAGCGAAATGTATTTAGGATTTCGAGGAAGTGTTATAA GCATACTCGGGATTATCCGATTTGGTCTCACCTCGACGCCGTACAGCATATAGCTGTAGATCCCAATCAAGAAACTCTGCTTATAACGACACTCCGGAATCAACTGTATTATGTAAAGCTATTCGGACAGCATATGTTACAG AACCCAGAAATTGCATTCAACGAGCTCGGTCCCGCGATGCACTACGGGCCAATCAACTCGCTATCCATGTGCGCCTGGAAACCCATCTTCATTACAGCTGGCGAACAGGACAAGAGCGTTCGGATTTGGAACTACTTGACTGACGATATTGAAATGATTAAGTTGTATCAAGAGGAGATTTCATGCGTGTCTTTACATCCTACTG GTCTTTTTGCTGTAATAGGTTTCTCAGACAAATTACGATTCATGGTGGTACTGATCGACGATTTCGAAGTGATGAGAGAGTTTCCAATAAGAAATTGCAAACGCGCCAAGTTTAGTACTAACGGACATCTCTTCGCCGCTGTCAACGCTCAAGTCATACAAGTGTTTTCGTCGGTTTCTTTTAACAATGTGTACAATCTAAAGGGGCATAATGGAATA ATTACATCTCTTACATGGTCCGCTAACGACCTATGGTTGGTGTCCTGCGGAACCGAGGGCGCCGTGTATGAGTGGAGCATGTCTTCAGGGCAGCGAGTCGGTGAAGTCATACTGAAGACCAACCAGTTCGCTGCTTGTGCCGTTAACAG CCACGGAAAAGTAACGTATGCTGTAGGAAGTGATGGGGAAATCAAAGAAATTGGCTCTAATACCATCCGAAGGAATTTGCCATTGCTTGGCTGCCCACTCGACACTATATTATTGTCTCGCTCTGACATGATGCTGTTCATAACTGGCGGAGAGGGAGGGGTGACGTCAGTAAATCTACCACTGTTGGATAAAGCTATTTATAATGAGTTCCATATGCACAACAAGAAAGTGACTTGTACAGCTCTCGCCTATGACGATCAAACGCTGATATCCGTGGCCGAAGATGCCTCTATTTGTATATGGCGATTGACGAATGCTGAAGGGAGAGCAATTGCTCTGGATAAGGATTTCGCTTACTCTAAGGAGATTTTGATTAGCAAGAAAGATTTGAAGGAGAAAATTAATAGCATCAAT CTACTTAGTACAAGAATGAGCGAGCTAGAAACCGAACACTCGTACCAACTTCGCCAAGCTGAAGCAACGCAAGCAGAAAAATTGAAAGAAGTACACGAAGGCTACTGCGCGGCCATTGATGAACTCAAGGAAAAGAATGAG ACAATGGAGAATGAACATAGCCATGAAATCGGCATGATTCAGCAAGATATTGCAAAATTGCGATCGGGACACGAGAGAACTCTGCAGGCATTAGAAGCGGACTTCAATATTAGGCTTATTGGCGAATACGACAGATACCAG AGTCTGGAAGATAAAACAGCTCGGATGCGTAAAGACTATGAGCAGCGCCTGGAAGACCTCGCCGAGAGCAAACGCCAAGCACTGCGGGAGATGAACAACATGTTCGAGCACAAGTTAGAGGAAAAGGAGATGCTGTTATTGGAG TTACAAGAACAAGCCGACTTAGAGAAACGCGAACATGAAACTATCAAATCCTCCATCGAAGACGACGCGGATCGCGAAATAATAGAAATTAGAACTTCGTACGAAACGCAGTTGAAAGAAGAAAAGGATGCAAATGTCAGGCTTAAGGGAGAGACCGGTCTTATGAAGAAGAAAATGATTGCCGCACATAAGGAAATTGAGGAGTTTAAAGTTCAAGTGGCGCAGCTGAAAT TGGAACACATACAGTTTCAAAAGGTAATATCAAACTTAGAGCGCGATGTGACCGATTTGAAGAAAGAGATACAAGAAAGGGATGGAACCATTCAGGACAAAGAAAAACGTATATATGAACTGAAACGTAAGAAGCAGGAATTGGAGAAATACAAGTTCGTTTTAAACTTCAAGATTACAGAGTTAAAAAATCAG AACTCAAAATCGCTCGGCTAA
- the LOC134680054 gene encoding cilia- and flagella-associated protein 57 isoform X2, with translation MAATVPPPNISARFFYGLRTDIQFNAHYVNESDIIYPAGGVIVIYNHIQKKQKFIRLQDKHKPIKSLVLAPNRRWLALNEIAEEGQKPIITIYDLTTCKRRKILTVPFENSTAREFACLQFTFDSKYLVAITGEPDWYLYYYNWDKGKVESHAKAQNPSGQGTVESVQCNPADATLVVITGPYTFRIMNVAETVWRQWGWCKAENINITTCMWLTPDRIMFGTDNCVIMMVENGELRQNCVFNALDVIEMSLKKVETEALEEGGDKTSTTSKDTQSKAESERSTDTDSEVYPVTNFVNFPKGFVFVCGQGYVHMFEKESPHHWRKRNVFRISRKCYKHTRDYPIWSHLDAVQHIAVDPNQETLLITTLRNQLYYVKLFGQHMLQNPEIAFNELGPAMHYGPINSLSMCAWKPIFITAGEQDKSVRIWNYLTDDIEMIKLYQEEISCVSLHPTGLFAVIGFSDKLRFMVVLIDDFEVMREFPIRNCKRAKFSTNGHLFAAVNAQVIQVFSSVSFNNVYNLKGHNGIITSLTWSANDLWLVSCGTEGAVYEWSMSSGQRVGEVILKTNQFAACAVNSHGKVTYAVGSDGEIKEIGSNTIRRNLPLLGCPLDTILLSRSDMMLFITGGEGGVTSVNLPLLDKAIYNEFHMHNKKVTCTALAYDDQTLISVAEDASICIWRLTNAEGRAIALDKDFAYSKEILISKKDLKEKINSINLLSTRMSELETEHSYQLRQAEATQAEKLKEVHEGYCAAIDELKEKNETMENEHSHEIGMIQQDIAKLRSGHERTLQALEADFNIRLIGEYDRYQSLEDKTARMRKDYEQRLEDLAESKRQALREMNNMFEHKLEEKEMLLLELQEQADLEKREHETIKSSIEDDADREIIEIRTSYETQLKEEKDANVRLKGETGLMKKKMIAAHKEIEEFKVQVAQLKLEHIQFQKVISNLERDVTDLKKEIQERDGTIQDKEKRIYELKRKKQELEKYKFVLNFKITELKNQIEPKEREVAELQTQIDDMENEELKLLNIKHELELKIARLNEQLASAKKDFMNQADMNLQLKSTLKKIKIDLHNMTANFQDPNKLKINVKALFHKYVEDIDFVRSRVAENEAIQEFNRQRDHLEKQVAGYRQQLTKALGGSKSDINRIMDENCTLLSEINNLRTELKSTRSRCFQMESILGLSARYIPPAIARAKLKHVTEDREKLDEKFKQKIEEREETIVALKEENDRLLGKMRCVEEADEGSPRPGKSDTQ, from the exons ATGGCGGCAACAGTACCACCACCGAATATTTCGGCACGATTTTTCTATGGCCTACGGACGGACATCCA ATTCAATGCACATTACGTGAACGAGTCGGATATTATATATCCAGCAGGCGGCGTCATAGTTATATACAACCACATTCAGAAGAAACAGAAGTTTATTAGACTTCAAGATAAGCACAAACCTATCAAGTCTTTAGTCTTGGCTCCAAACAG GCGATGGCTTGCGCTTAACGAGATAGCTGAAGAAGGACAAAAACCAATCATAACCATTTATGATTTGACAACATGCAAACGCCGCAAAATACTGACGGTTCCGTTTGAAAATTCCACTGCGCGTGAATTTGCTTGCCTACAATTTACTTTCGACTCAAAGTATCTTGTGGCCATAACTGGAGAACCTGATTGGTACTTGTATTATTACAACTGGGACAAAGGAAAGGTGGAGAGCCACGCAAAAGCACAGAATCCAAGTGGCCAAGGGACTGTCGAAAGT GTACAATGCAACCCTGCAGATGCGACGCTAGTGGTTATCACTGGACCATACACGTTTCGTATTATGAATGTCGCGGAAACCGTCTGGAGACAATGGGGATGGTGCAAAGCTGAAAAC ATCAACATCACGACCTGCATGTGGTTGACGCCGGACCGTATCATGTTCGGCACCGACAACTGCGTCATCATGATGGTCGAGAACGGAGAGCTGCGGCAGAACTGCGTGTTTAACGCCCTAGACGTCATTGAGATGTCGTTGAAGAAAGTTGAAACGGA GGCATTGGAAGAAGGTGGCGACAAGACCAGTACAACAAGCAAAGACACCCAGAGCAAAGCAGAGAGCGAACGTTCGACAGACACTGACAGTGAGGTTTATCCAGTCACCAATTTCGTTAATTTTCCTAAAG GTTTTGTCTTCGTTTGTGGACAAGGATACGTGCACATGTTCGAAAAAGAATCGCCTCATCACTGGAGGAAGCGAAATGTATTTAGGATTTCGAGGAAGTGTTATAA GCATACTCGGGATTATCCGATTTGGTCTCACCTCGACGCCGTACAGCATATAGCTGTAGATCCCAATCAAGAAACTCTGCTTATAACGACACTCCGGAATCAACTGTATTATGTAAAGCTATTCGGACAGCATATGTTACAG AACCCAGAAATTGCATTCAACGAGCTCGGTCCCGCGATGCACTACGGGCCAATCAACTCGCTATCCATGTGCGCCTGGAAACCCATCTTCATTACAGCTGGCGAACAGGACAAGAGCGTTCGGATTTGGAACTACTTGACTGACGATATTGAAATGATTAAGTTGTATCAAGAGGAGATTTCATGCGTGTCTTTACATCCTACTG GTCTTTTTGCTGTAATAGGTTTCTCAGACAAATTACGATTCATGGTGGTACTGATCGACGATTTCGAAGTGATGAGAGAGTTTCCAATAAGAAATTGCAAACGCGCCAAGTTTAGTACTAACGGACATCTCTTCGCCGCTGTCAACGCTCAAGTCATACAAGTGTTTTCGTCGGTTTCTTTTAACAATGTGTACAATCTAAAGGGGCATAATGGAATA ATTACATCTCTTACATGGTCCGCTAACGACCTATGGTTGGTGTCCTGCGGAACCGAGGGCGCCGTGTATGAGTGGAGCATGTCTTCAGGGCAGCGAGTCGGTGAAGTCATACTGAAGACCAACCAGTTCGCTGCTTGTGCCGTTAACAG CCACGGAAAAGTAACGTATGCTGTAGGAAGTGATGGGGAAATCAAAGAAATTGGCTCTAATACCATCCGAAGGAATTTGCCATTGCTTGGCTGCCCACTCGACACTATATTATTGTCTCGCTCTGACATGATGCTGTTCATAACTGGCGGAGAGGGAGGGGTGACGTCAGTAAATCTACCACTGTTGGATAAAGCTATTTATAATGAGTTCCATATGCACAACAAGAAAGTGACTTGTACAGCTCTCGCCTATGACGATCAAACGCTGATATCCGTGGCCGAAGATGCCTCTATTTGTATATGGCGATTGACGAATGCTGAAGGGAGAGCAATTGCTCTGGATAAGGATTTCGCTTACTCTAAGGAGATTTTGATTAGCAAGAAAGATTTGAAGGAGAAAATTAATAGCATCAAT CTACTTAGTACAAGAATGAGCGAGCTAGAAACCGAACACTCGTACCAACTTCGCCAAGCTGAAGCAACGCAAGCAGAAAAATTGAAAGAAGTACACGAAGGCTACTGCGCGGCCATTGATGAACTCAAGGAAAAGAATGAG ACAATGGAGAATGAACATAGCCATGAAATCGGCATGATTCAGCAAGATATTGCAAAATTGCGATCGGGACACGAGAGAACTCTGCAGGCATTAGAAGCGGACTTCAATATTAGGCTTATTGGCGAATACGACAGATACCAG AGTCTGGAAGATAAAACAGCTCGGATGCGTAAAGACTATGAGCAGCGCCTGGAAGACCTCGCCGAGAGCAAACGCCAAGCACTGCGGGAGATGAACAACATGTTCGAGCACAAGTTAGAGGAAAAGGAGATGCTGTTATTGGAG TTACAAGAACAAGCCGACTTAGAGAAACGCGAACATGAAACTATCAAATCCTCCATCGAAGACGACGCGGATCGCGAAATAATAGAAATTAGAACTTCGTACGAAACGCAGTTGAAAGAAGAAAAGGATGCAAATGTCAGGCTTAAGGGAGAGACCGGTCTTATGAAGAAGAAAATGATTGCCGCACATAAGGAAATTGAGGAGTTTAAAGTTCAAGTGGCGCAGCTGAAAT TGGAACACATACAGTTTCAAAAGGTAATATCAAACTTAGAGCGCGATGTGACCGATTTGAAGAAAGAGATACAAGAAAGGGATGGAACCATTCAGGACAAAGAAAAACGTATATATGAACTGAAACGTAAGAAGCAGGAATTGGAGAAATACAAGTTCGTTTTAAACTTCAAGATTACAGAGTTAAAAAATCAG ATTGAACCTAAAGAAAGAGAGGTAGCTGAGTTGCAAACTCAAATAGATGATATGGAAAATGAAGAGCTCAagctattaaatattaaacatgaACTTG AACTCAAAATCGCTCGGCTAAATGAGCAGTTGGCTTCGGCAAAAAAGGATTTCATGAACCAAGCCGATATGAATCTACAACTGAAAAGCACGTTGAAGAAGATAAAAATTGACCTTCACAACATGACGGCGAACTTCCAGGATCCGAATAAACTCAAGATAAACGTGAAG GCGTTATTCCACAAGTACGTGGAAGACATAGATTTCGTGCGAAGCCGTGTAGCGGAGAACGAAGCCATCCAGGAGTTCAACCGGCAACGGGACCACCTCGAGAAACAGGTGGCCGGCTATAGGCAGCAGCTGACCAAGGCGCTGGGGGGCTCCAAGAGCGATATCAATAGGATTATGGAC GAGAATTGCACCCTTCTATCCGAGATCAATAATCTACGGACGGAGCTGAAATCAACGCGGTCACGGTGTTTCCAAATGGAGTCCATCTTGGGATTGTCAGCGCGCTACATCCCGCCCGCCATCGCTCGCGCCAAGTTGAAACATGTCACAGAGGACAGGGAGAAGTTGGATGAGAAATTTAAGCAGAAAATTGAG GAAAGAGAAGAAACTATAGTTGCTTTGAAGGAGGAAAACGACCGTCTGCTCGGTAAGATGCGCTGCGTAGAGGAAGCGGACGAAGGGTCGCCACGACCCGGCAAATCGGACACACAGtag
- the LOC134680054 gene encoding cilia- and flagella-associated protein 57 isoform X1 — protein sequence MAATVPPPNISARFFYGLRTDIQFNAHYVNESDIIYPAGGVIVIYNHIQKKQKFIRLQDKHKPIKSLVLAPNRRWLALNEIAEEGQKPIITIYDLTTCKRRKILTVPFENSTAREFACLQFTFDSKYLVAITGEPDWYLYYYNWDKGKVESHAKAQNPSGQGTVESVQCNPADATLVVITGPYTFRIMNVAETVWRQWGWCKAENINITTCMWLTPDRIMFGTDNCVIMMVENGELRQNCVFNALDVIEMSLKKVETEALEEGGDKTSTTSKDTQSKAESERSTDTDSEVYPVTNFVNFPKGFVFVCGQGYVHMFEKESPHHWRKRNVFRISRKCYKHTRDYPIWSHLDAVQHIAVDPNQETLLITTLRNQLYYVKLFGQHMLQNPEIAFNELGPAMHYGPINSLSMCAWKPIFITAGEQDKSVRIWNYLTDDIEMIKLYQEEISCVSLHPTGLFAVIGFSDKLRFMVVLIDDFEVMREFPIRNCKRAKFSTNGHLFAAVNAQVIQVFSSVSFNNVYNLKGHNGIITSLTWSANDLWLVSCGTEGAVYEWSMSSGQRVGEVILKTNQFAACAVNSHGKVTYAVGSDGEIKEIGSNTIRRNLPLLGCPLDTILLSRSDMMLFITGGEGGVTSVNLPLLDKAIYNEFHMHNKKVTCTALAYDDQTLISVAEDASICIWRLTNAEGRAIALDKDFAYSKEILISKKDLKEKINSINLLSTRMSELETEHSYQLRQAEATQAEKLKEVHEGYCAAIDELKEKNETMENEHSHEIGMIQQDIAKLRSGHERTLQALEADFNIRLIGEYDRYQSLEDKTARMRKDYEQRLEDLAESKRQALREMNNMFEHKLEEKEMLLLELQEQADLEKREHETIKSSIEDDADREIIEIRTSYETQLKEEKDANVRLKGETGLMKKKMIAAHKEIEEFKVQVAQLKLEHIQFQKVISNLERDVTDLKKEIQERDGTIQDKEKRIYELKRKKQELEKYKFVLNFKITELKNQIEPLDRTIKEQKLRILELEVSLENLLKKRAFRELKIARLNEQLASAKKDFMNQADMNLQLKSTLKKIKIDLHNMTANFQDPNKLKINVKALFHKYVEDIDFVRSRVAENEAIQEFNRQRDHLEKQVAGYRQQLTKALGGSKSDINRIMDENCTLLSEINNLRTELKSTRSRCFQMESILGLSARYIPPAIARAKLKHVTEDREKLDEKFKQKIEEREETIVALKEENDRLLGKMRCVEEADEGSPRPGKSDTQ from the exons ATGGCGGCAACAGTACCACCACCGAATATTTCGGCACGATTTTTCTATGGCCTACGGACGGACATCCA ATTCAATGCACATTACGTGAACGAGTCGGATATTATATATCCAGCAGGCGGCGTCATAGTTATATACAACCACATTCAGAAGAAACAGAAGTTTATTAGACTTCAAGATAAGCACAAACCTATCAAGTCTTTAGTCTTGGCTCCAAACAG GCGATGGCTTGCGCTTAACGAGATAGCTGAAGAAGGACAAAAACCAATCATAACCATTTATGATTTGACAACATGCAAACGCCGCAAAATACTGACGGTTCCGTTTGAAAATTCCACTGCGCGTGAATTTGCTTGCCTACAATTTACTTTCGACTCAAAGTATCTTGTGGCCATAACTGGAGAACCTGATTGGTACTTGTATTATTACAACTGGGACAAAGGAAAGGTGGAGAGCCACGCAAAAGCACAGAATCCAAGTGGCCAAGGGACTGTCGAAAGT GTACAATGCAACCCTGCAGATGCGACGCTAGTGGTTATCACTGGACCATACACGTTTCGTATTATGAATGTCGCGGAAACCGTCTGGAGACAATGGGGATGGTGCAAAGCTGAAAAC ATCAACATCACGACCTGCATGTGGTTGACGCCGGACCGTATCATGTTCGGCACCGACAACTGCGTCATCATGATGGTCGAGAACGGAGAGCTGCGGCAGAACTGCGTGTTTAACGCCCTAGACGTCATTGAGATGTCGTTGAAGAAAGTTGAAACGGA GGCATTGGAAGAAGGTGGCGACAAGACCAGTACAACAAGCAAAGACACCCAGAGCAAAGCAGAGAGCGAACGTTCGACAGACACTGACAGTGAGGTTTATCCAGTCACCAATTTCGTTAATTTTCCTAAAG GTTTTGTCTTCGTTTGTGGACAAGGATACGTGCACATGTTCGAAAAAGAATCGCCTCATCACTGGAGGAAGCGAAATGTATTTAGGATTTCGAGGAAGTGTTATAA GCATACTCGGGATTATCCGATTTGGTCTCACCTCGACGCCGTACAGCATATAGCTGTAGATCCCAATCAAGAAACTCTGCTTATAACGACACTCCGGAATCAACTGTATTATGTAAAGCTATTCGGACAGCATATGTTACAG AACCCAGAAATTGCATTCAACGAGCTCGGTCCCGCGATGCACTACGGGCCAATCAACTCGCTATCCATGTGCGCCTGGAAACCCATCTTCATTACAGCTGGCGAACAGGACAAGAGCGTTCGGATTTGGAACTACTTGACTGACGATATTGAAATGATTAAGTTGTATCAAGAGGAGATTTCATGCGTGTCTTTACATCCTACTG GTCTTTTTGCTGTAATAGGTTTCTCAGACAAATTACGATTCATGGTGGTACTGATCGACGATTTCGAAGTGATGAGAGAGTTTCCAATAAGAAATTGCAAACGCGCCAAGTTTAGTACTAACGGACATCTCTTCGCCGCTGTCAACGCTCAAGTCATACAAGTGTTTTCGTCGGTTTCTTTTAACAATGTGTACAATCTAAAGGGGCATAATGGAATA ATTACATCTCTTACATGGTCCGCTAACGACCTATGGTTGGTGTCCTGCGGAACCGAGGGCGCCGTGTATGAGTGGAGCATGTCTTCAGGGCAGCGAGTCGGTGAAGTCATACTGAAGACCAACCAGTTCGCTGCTTGTGCCGTTAACAG CCACGGAAAAGTAACGTATGCTGTAGGAAGTGATGGGGAAATCAAAGAAATTGGCTCTAATACCATCCGAAGGAATTTGCCATTGCTTGGCTGCCCACTCGACACTATATTATTGTCTCGCTCTGACATGATGCTGTTCATAACTGGCGGAGAGGGAGGGGTGACGTCAGTAAATCTACCACTGTTGGATAAAGCTATTTATAATGAGTTCCATATGCACAACAAGAAAGTGACTTGTACAGCTCTCGCCTATGACGATCAAACGCTGATATCCGTGGCCGAAGATGCCTCTATTTGTATATGGCGATTGACGAATGCTGAAGGGAGAGCAATTGCTCTGGATAAGGATTTCGCTTACTCTAAGGAGATTTTGATTAGCAAGAAAGATTTGAAGGAGAAAATTAATAGCATCAAT CTACTTAGTACAAGAATGAGCGAGCTAGAAACCGAACACTCGTACCAACTTCGCCAAGCTGAAGCAACGCAAGCAGAAAAATTGAAAGAAGTACACGAAGGCTACTGCGCGGCCATTGATGAACTCAAGGAAAAGAATGAG ACAATGGAGAATGAACATAGCCATGAAATCGGCATGATTCAGCAAGATATTGCAAAATTGCGATCGGGACACGAGAGAACTCTGCAGGCATTAGAAGCGGACTTCAATATTAGGCTTATTGGCGAATACGACAGATACCAG AGTCTGGAAGATAAAACAGCTCGGATGCGTAAAGACTATGAGCAGCGCCTGGAAGACCTCGCCGAGAGCAAACGCCAAGCACTGCGGGAGATGAACAACATGTTCGAGCACAAGTTAGAGGAAAAGGAGATGCTGTTATTGGAG TTACAAGAACAAGCCGACTTAGAGAAACGCGAACATGAAACTATCAAATCCTCCATCGAAGACGACGCGGATCGCGAAATAATAGAAATTAGAACTTCGTACGAAACGCAGTTGAAAGAAGAAAAGGATGCAAATGTCAGGCTTAAGGGAGAGACCGGTCTTATGAAGAAGAAAATGATTGCCGCACATAAGGAAATTGAGGAGTTTAAAGTTCAAGTGGCGCAGCTGAAAT TGGAACACATACAGTTTCAAAAGGTAATATCAAACTTAGAGCGCGATGTGACCGATTTGAAGAAAGAGATACAAGAAAGGGATGGAACCATTCAGGACAAAGAAAAACGTATATATGAACTGAAACGTAAGAAGCAGGAATTGGAGAAATACAAGTTCGTTTTAAACTTCAAGATTACAGAGTTAAAAAATCAG ATCGAGCCGTTAGATCGCACAATCAAAGAGCAAAAACTGCGTATACTAGAGCTGGAAGTGTCACTAGAGAACCTGCTTAAGAAAAGAGCGTTCCGTG AACTCAAAATCGCTCGGCTAAATGAGCAGTTGGCTTCGGCAAAAAAGGATTTCATGAACCAAGCCGATATGAATCTACAACTGAAAAGCACGTTGAAGAAGATAAAAATTGACCTTCACAACATGACGGCGAACTTCCAGGATCCGAATAAACTCAAGATAAACGTGAAG GCGTTATTCCACAAGTACGTGGAAGACATAGATTTCGTGCGAAGCCGTGTAGCGGAGAACGAAGCCATCCAGGAGTTCAACCGGCAACGGGACCACCTCGAGAAACAGGTGGCCGGCTATAGGCAGCAGCTGACCAAGGCGCTGGGGGGCTCCAAGAGCGATATCAATAGGATTATGGAC GAGAATTGCACCCTTCTATCCGAGATCAATAATCTACGGACGGAGCTGAAATCAACGCGGTCACGGTGTTTCCAAATGGAGTCCATCTTGGGATTGTCAGCGCGCTACATCCCGCCCGCCATCGCTCGCGCCAAGTTGAAACATGTCACAGAGGACAGGGAGAAGTTGGATGAGAAATTTAAGCAGAAAATTGAG GAAAGAGAAGAAACTATAGTTGCTTTGAAGGAGGAAAACGACCGTCTGCTCGGTAAGATGCGCTGCGTAGAGGAAGCGGACGAAGGGTCGCCACGACCCGGCAAATCGGACACACAGtag